One Mailhella massiliensis DNA segment encodes these proteins:
- a CDS encoding flavocytochrome c, with amino-acid sequence MTKRYLSRRAFLAGSAVSMTLAHMGSVAHASSAKKEPQWDEVFDVIVIGSGLAGMCAALSARKNGCKNVVVIEKMSYLGGNSAIATGDFGAVGSMLTKKQGVKDSPEAFAADISAACGGLNHQDLTLTVARNSGRAIDFLIENGAKFNEKTILLGGHSAPRVHQGVESFGTSVMIPLWESFGKKYGGEIRTRVKFDNFVMNEKGEVCGITVRERYDFITGSKNEDKENTGGVPRRYGARYGVILATGGYSRDLPFRSAEAPLQGEEMATRCHVGNTAGALRAALAIGARSVHTTLGRYGFYIASEDLKMGMVIDPKTSRRFINEGMPRTDLAVNMLLYMQKHRCIPLGIYDKTAMDSFFDLKRRERLLFSGALRPYDSLEELAQKEGLDLAVLKESLDRYNRDIEAGVDKEFGKNIADAKAVPLTKPPFAACTIEPDLSYTQGGVLINTKGEALSALDDEPIPGLYVAGEASAGVFGVTRLTACSLPDCASFGIITGEQVAERARTMKA; translated from the coding sequence ATGACAAAACGGTATCTGTCTCGTCGTGCGTTTCTGGCCGGGAGCGCGGTAAGCATGACGCTGGCGCATATGGGAAGCGTGGCCCACGCCTCTTCCGCGAAGAAGGAACCGCAGTGGGATGAAGTGTTTGACGTCATTGTCATCGGTTCGGGCCTGGCGGGCATGTGCGCCGCACTTTCCGCCAGAAAGAACGGCTGCAAGAACGTGGTCGTCATCGAAAAGATGAGCTATCTCGGCGGCAACTCGGCCATCGCCACCGGCGACTTCGGCGCCGTGGGTTCCATGCTCACGAAAAAGCAGGGCGTCAAAGACTCTCCCGAAGCCTTTGCCGCCGACATCAGCGCGGCCTGCGGCGGGCTGAACCATCAGGACCTGACCCTCACCGTGGCCCGCAACTCCGGCAGAGCCATCGATTTTCTCATTGAAAACGGCGCAAAGTTCAATGAAAAGACCATCCTGCTCGGCGGCCATTCCGCGCCCCGCGTGCATCAGGGCGTGGAAAGCTTCGGCACCAGCGTGATGATTCCTCTGTGGGAAAGCTTCGGAAAAAAATACGGCGGTGAAATCCGCACCCGCGTCAAGTTCGACAACTTCGTCATGAATGAAAAGGGCGAAGTCTGCGGCATCACCGTGCGCGAACGCTACGACTTCATCACCGGCTCCAAGAATGAGGACAAGGAAAATACCGGCGGCGTACCCAGGCGTTACGGCGCGCGCTACGGCGTCATTCTGGCCACGGGCGGCTATTCCCGCGACCTGCCCTTCCGTTCCGCGGAAGCTCCGCTGCAGGGCGAGGAAATGGCCACGCGCTGCCATGTGGGCAACACGGCGGGCGCCCTGCGCGCCGCCCTTGCCATAGGCGCGCGCAGCGTGCACACCACGCTCGGCCGCTACGGGTTCTACATCGCCTCCGAAGACCTCAAGATGGGTATGGTCATCGACCCCAAGACGAGCAGACGTTTCATCAACGAAGGCATGCCTCGCACGGATCTGGCCGTGAACATGCTCCTGTACATGCAGAAGCACCGCTGCATCCCGCTCGGCATTTACGACAAGACGGCCATGGACTCCTTCTTCGACCTCAAGCGCCGCGAAAGACTGCTGTTCTCCGGCGCGCTGCGTCCCTACGATTCTCTGGAAGAGCTGGCCCAAAAGGAAGGACTCGACCTTGCCGTGCTGAAGGAAAGCCTTGACCGCTACAACAGAGACATCGAAGCCGGTGTGGACAAGGAATTCGGCAAGAACATCGCAGATGCCAAGGCCGTGCCGCTTACCAAGCCTCCGTTCGCGGCCTGCACCATCGAACCCGACCTTTCCTATACGCAGGGCGGCGTGCTCATCAATACCAAAGGTGAAGCGCTGAGCGCGCTGGACGACGAGCCCATTCCCGGGCTCTACGTTGCGGGCGAGGCCTCGGCGGGCGTCTTCGGGGTAACGCGTCTTACCGCATGTTCGCTTCCCGACTGCGCAAGCTTCGGCATCATCACCGGCGAACAGGTGGCCGAACGCGCACGGACCATGAAGGCCTGA
- a CDS encoding cytochrome c3 family protein, which yields MTKNIALILAASLLLAANVARAEQNVTHKPHHASLSCQTCHGDTENKVPPANEACLTCHGPMSELIKKTSDYKRNPHYSPHWGDTVDCYTCHKEHKASEISCATQYCHVKNFEGVQLK from the coding sequence ATGACGAAAAACATCGCGCTGATCCTGGCCGCATCGCTCCTGCTGGCGGCGAATGTCGCCCGGGCGGAACAGAATGTGACCCATAAGCCGCATCACGCCAGCCTTTCCTGCCAGACCTGCCACGGCGACACCGAAAACAAGGTGCCCCCCGCCAATGAGGCATGTCTGACCTGCCACGGTCCCATGTCCGAACTCATCAAGAAGACGTCGGACTACAAGCGCAATCCCCACTACTCTCCCCACTGGGGCGATACCGTGGACTGCTACACCTGCCACAAGGAACACAAGGCTTCGGAGATTTCCTGCGCCACGCAGTACTGCCATGTGAAAAACTTTGAAGGCGTACAGCTCAAGTAG
- a CDS encoding FAD-binding oxidoreductase, producing MISPNLIKELSALLGSENVFTSEADRQCYSYDSAVLPAKVPALVLRPTQTEQIGEAIRLCYEAGLAITVRGAGSNLSGGTVPDTVESAVILTNSLQKILEINTEDLYAVVQPGVVTAQFAAAVEAKGLFYPPDPGSMSVSTLAGNIAENAGGLRGLKYGVTKDYVMGLEFYDYEGNLVKTGSRTVKCVTGFNLAGLMVGSEGTMGVISKAILKLVPPPRASRAITAEFADVQDAADAVAAMIAAHVVPCTLELLDQATLKYVEADQKIGLPVDAAAMLLIEVDGHPGQVADEAAIVEEVLKKCNATGIHIPKDAEEKNKLWAARRNALPALARARPTCVLEDATVPRSKIPAMIKSLNEIAAKYKVDMGTFGHAGDGNLHPTILCDKRDKEEFSRVEAAVDEIFDVALKLGGTLSGEHGIGTAKAKWMEKETSKGTILFSQRMRRAIDPKGLFNACKITGI from the coding sequence ATGATCAGTCCTAATTTAATCAAAGAACTGAGTGCTCTGCTGGGTTCCGAAAACGTGTTCACCAGCGAAGCCGACAGGCAGTGCTACTCCTACGACAGCGCCGTGCTTCCAGCCAAGGTTCCGGCGCTGGTTCTTCGTCCCACCCAGACGGAGCAGATAGGAGAGGCCATTCGCCTCTGTTATGAGGCCGGGCTGGCCATCACCGTGCGCGGCGCGGGTTCCAACCTCTCCGGCGGTACGGTGCCGGATACGGTGGAAAGCGCCGTCATCCTGACCAACAGCCTGCAGAAAATTCTCGAAATCAACACCGAAGACCTGTACGCCGTGGTGCAGCCCGGCGTGGTGACGGCCCAGTTCGCCGCCGCCGTGGAAGCCAAGGGCCTCTTCTATCCGCCCGATCCCGGCTCCATGTCCGTATCCACCCTGGCAGGCAACATCGCCGAGAACGCCGGCGGTCTGCGCGGCCTCAAGTACGGCGTGACCAAGGACTACGTCATGGGTCTGGAATTCTACGACTATGAAGGCAACCTCGTGAAAACCGGCTCCCGCACGGTCAAGTGCGTGACCGGCTTCAATCTCGCGGGCCTCATGGTCGGTTCCGAAGGCACCATGGGCGTCATCAGCAAGGCCATACTCAAGCTGGTTCCTCCGCCCCGCGCCTCCCGCGCCATCACGGCCGAATTTGCCGACGTGCAGGATGCCGCCGACGCCGTGGCCGCCATGATCGCCGCCCATGTGGTGCCCTGCACGCTGGAACTGCTCGACCAGGCCACGCTGAAGTATGTGGAAGCCGACCAGAAGATCGGCCTTCCCGTGGACGCCGCGGCCATGCTGCTCATTGAAGTGGACGGCCACCCCGGCCAGGTGGCGGACGAAGCCGCCATCGTGGAGGAAGTGCTCAAGAAGTGCAACGCCACGGGCATCCACATTCCCAAGGACGCGGAAGAAAAGAACAAGCTGTGGGCCGCACGCCGCAACGCCCTGCCCGCGCTTGCCCGCGCCCGTCCCACCTGCGTGCTGGAAGACGCCACGGTTCCCCGCTCCAAGATTCCGGCCATGATTAAAAGCCTCAATGAAATCGCGGCCAAGTACAAGGTGGATATGGGCACCTTCGGCCATGCGGGCGACGGCAACCTGCATCCCACCATTCTCTGCGACAAGCGCGACAAGGAAGAATTCTCCCGCGTGGAAGCCGCTGTGGACGAAATCTTCGACGTCGCCCTCAAGCTGGGCGGCACGCTCTCCGGCGAACACGGCATAGGCACCGCCAAGGCCAAGTGGATGGAAAAGGAAACCAGCAAGGGCACCATTCTCTTCTCCCAGCGTATGCGCCGCGCCATCGACCCCAAGGGCCTGTTCAACGCCTGCAAAATCACGGGGATCTGA
- a CDS encoding (Fe-S)-binding protein, with protein MSDISRLAQTLMKLDDRLADCMRCGLCQAVCPVFGVTYKESDVSRGKLALLDNLAHKLIEDADAVEEKLNRCLLCGSCQANCPSGVSILEIFMEARQALVDYRGLNPIKKFVFRELLTHPQLFSAMMRTAAPFQGLVMRQKGAKTYDMPLFKKLIGSRHIAKLPAKSLHAKYGDLHTEGQIGIKVLFFAGCMADKYYTQLGEACLKVLKHHGVGVVMPSALTCCGIPALASGDRTGFVLETRKNLDVIGREFTGGGIQYILTPCGSCTATLKEWWPHFAKEFSPEHQKTIASVASRVMDINAFLIDVLHVDTMDKGMRRPGEVTRVTFHDSCHLKKSLGVWEQPRKLIRQNPNYELVEMAEADRCCGCGGSFTLFHYDLSRQIGLRKRENIVRTGAAAVATGCPACMLQISDMLSQNKDDVVVKHPIEIYAETLPD; from the coding sequence ATGAGCGACATCTCCCGTCTTGCACAGACACTGATGAAGCTGGACGACCGGCTGGCCGACTGTATGCGCTGCGGCCTGTGCCAGGCCGTCTGCCCGGTGTTCGGCGTCACCTATAAGGAATCGGACGTGAGCCGCGGCAAGCTGGCGCTGCTCGACAACCTTGCCCACAAGCTTATCGAGGACGCCGACGCCGTAGAGGAAAAGCTGAACCGCTGCCTTCTGTGCGGCTCCTGCCAGGCCAACTGCCCTTCCGGCGTTTCCATTCTGGAAATCTTCATGGAAGCGCGGCAGGCTCTGGTGGACTACCGCGGCCTGAACCCCATAAAGAAGTTCGTCTTCCGCGAACTGCTCACGCATCCGCAGCTTTTCAGCGCCATGATGCGCACCGCCGCGCCCTTCCAGGGGCTCGTCATGCGACAGAAGGGCGCGAAGACCTATGACATGCCGCTGTTCAAGAAGCTCATCGGTTCGCGCCACATCGCGAAGCTTCCCGCCAAGTCGCTGCACGCGAAGTACGGGGATCTGCACACCGAAGGGCAGATCGGCATCAAGGTGCTCTTCTTTGCAGGCTGCATGGCCGACAAGTACTATACCCAGCTCGGCGAGGCGTGCCTCAAGGTGCTCAAACATCACGGCGTGGGCGTGGTCATGCCTTCGGCCCTCACCTGCTGCGGCATTCCCGCTCTCGCCTCCGGCGACCGCACCGGTTTCGTGCTGGAAACGAGGAAGAACCTCGACGTCATCGGCCGCGAATTCACCGGCGGCGGCATACAGTACATTCTCACGCCCTGCGGTTCCTGCACCGCGACGCTGAAGGAATGGTGGCCGCACTTTGCGAAGGAATTCTCGCCCGAACATCAGAAGACCATCGCTTCGGTGGCTTCCCGCGTGATGGACATCAACGCCTTCCTCATCGACGTTCTGCATGTGGACACCATGGACAAGGGGATGCGCCGCCCCGGCGAAGTCACCCGCGTGACCTTCCATGATTCCTGCCACCTGAAGAAGAGTCTCGGCGTATGGGAACAGCCCCGCAAGCTCATCCGCCAGAACCCCAACTACGAGCTGGTGGAAATGGCGGAGGCCGACCGCTGCTGCGGCTGCGGCGGCAGCTTCACCCTGTTCCATTACGACCTGTCCAGGCAGATCGGCCTGCGCAAACGCGAAAACATCGTCCGTACCGGCGCCGCCGCCGTAGCCACGGGATGCCCTGCGTGTATGCTTCAGATTTCCGACATGCTCTCGCAGAACAAGGACGACGTCGTCGTCAAGCATCCCATCGAAATCTACGCGGAAACGCTGCCCGACTGA
- a CDS encoding lactate utilization protein: MTQDQLVEVVKAKAPSIPASFYEAKDFADAMQYAVDVTEKKRHCEALLPEEGKQYGPASENGFPTMLDRFIAAPGLSDEEYAVLEEKTAGTDITLLRSGLRDHMGGFDTSITWAEALVADTVTCIVNSNSEEVRIGTMVAEVSVMLVRKSTLINKLEDANDIMLDLLNRGGASYTAFITGPSRTADIERVGALGVHGPLELHIVLLED, translated from the coding sequence ATGACCCAGGATCAACTTGTTGAAGTGGTGAAAGCCAAGGCTCCCTCGATTCCCGCTTCCTTCTATGAAGCGAAGGATTTCGCGGATGCCATGCAGTACGCCGTGGACGTCACCGAAAAAAAGCGCCACTGCGAAGCCCTGCTGCCCGAAGAAGGCAAGCAGTACGGCCCTGCCAGCGAAAACGGCTTCCCCACCATGCTCGACCGCTTCATTGCGGCCCCCGGACTTTCCGATGAAGAATATGCCGTTCTGGAAGAAAAGACCGCGGGTACCGACATCACGCTGCTGCGTTCCGGTCTGCGCGACCACATGGGCGGCTTCGACACCAGCATCACCTGGGCCGAAGCCCTGGTGGCCGACACGGTGACGTGCATCGTGAACTCCAACAGCGAAGAAGTGCGCATCGGCACCATGGTGGCCGAAGTGTCCGTCATGCTGGTGCGCAAATCCACCCTGATCAACAAGCTGGAGGACGCCAACGACATCATGCTCGACCTGCTCAACAGAGGCGGAGCATCCTATACGGCCTTCATCACCGGCCCCAGCCGTACGGCCGATATCGAACGCGTGGGCGCTCTCGGCGTGCACGGTCCCCTCGAACTTCATATCGTGCTGCTGGAGGACTAA
- the ldhH gene encoding L-lactate dehydrogenase (quinone) large subunit LdhH produces the protein MADVKNMKEYHGQIQEALDDKFLRATLDKFAVEYKANRVRIFDGMDVDGLVSEVADIKDNAAQHMMELFEQFKAEAEKRGVHVHLASTGAEANRIIAKIAKENNCKNIIKSKSMTAEEIHLNGALEKEGFRVVETDLGEWIIQLRHEGPSHMVMPAIHLSRYQVADLFTDVTKVQQDREDIQKLVKVARKELRSEYVNADMGISGANFAVAEAGLIGTVTNEGNLRLVTTMPRVHVVLAGLEKLIPTVADALKVLQVLPRNATAQAITSYITWIAGANECATDPDGRKEMHIVFLDNGRLKIAQDPAFKDILRCVRCGACANVCPVYRLIGGHKMGYVYIGAVGLALTYLYHGADKARALVQNCIGCEACKNVCSAGIDLPRITREIRSRIVKSEGNNAAGSVMSMVMKDRDRFHSLLKFIKFSQKPLTVKGGRFIRHLPAVLMGGDQSFRQLPALAPKSFRQLFEKVVNNPAQPKFRVAIFSGCAQDFIYPEQLVAAVRVLNRHGVHVEFPLKQTCCGLPLEMMGQRETSLQVSSQNVNAFEPGKYDAILTLCASCAGHLKHGYPDLLKDTEDRYRAGIFASKIMDFTSFVYNKLGLRADDFVKSNEKVTYHSPCHMRNMGITEEPRALLNMVADYTPAAEEDVCCGFGGTFSVKFPELSAEIGRKKLKNSEATGAATIVTDCPGCVMQIRGVATANDSPIKVEHMSELLARNMK, from the coding sequence ATGGCCGACGTCAAGAACATGAAGGAATACCACGGGCAGATCCAGGAAGCGCTGGACGACAAGTTCCTCCGCGCCACGCTGGACAAGTTCGCCGTTGAATACAAGGCCAACCGCGTCCGCATCTTCGACGGCATGGACGTGGACGGTCTCGTCAGCGAAGTGGCCGACATCAAGGACAACGCCGCCCAGCACATGATGGAACTGTTCGAACAGTTCAAGGCCGAAGCGGAAAAGCGCGGCGTGCATGTGCACCTCGCCTCCACCGGCGCCGAAGCCAACCGCATCATCGCCAAGATCGCCAAGGAAAACAACTGCAAGAACATCATCAAGTCCAAGTCCATGACGGCGGAGGAAATCCACCTCAACGGCGCGCTGGAAAAGGAAGGCTTCCGCGTGGTGGAAACCGACCTCGGCGAATGGATCATCCAGCTGCGTCATGAAGGTCCCTCCCACATGGTCATGCCCGCCATCCACCTTTCCCGCTATCAGGTGGCGGACCTGTTCACCGACGTGACCAAGGTTCAGCAGGACAGGGAAGACATCCAGAAGCTCGTGAAGGTGGCCCGCAAGGAGCTGCGCAGCGAATATGTGAACGCCGACATGGGCATTTCCGGCGCGAACTTCGCCGTGGCGGAAGCCGGTCTCATCGGTACCGTGACCAACGAAGGCAACCTGCGCCTCGTGACCACCATGCCCAGAGTGCATGTGGTTCTCGCCGGTCTTGAAAAGCTCATTCCCACCGTGGCCGACGCGCTGAAGGTGCTGCAGGTGCTGCCGAGAAACGCCACCGCCCAGGCCATCACCTCCTACATCACCTGGATTGCGGGCGCCAACGAATGCGCCACCGATCCCGACGGACGCAAGGAAATGCACATCGTCTTCCTTGACAACGGCCGCCTCAAGATCGCCCAGGACCCCGCCTTCAAGGACATCCTGCGCTGCGTGCGCTGCGGCGCCTGCGCCAACGTCTGCCCCGTGTACCGCCTCATCGGCGGCCACAAGATGGGCTATGTGTACATCGGCGCCGTGGGTCTCGCCCTCACCTACCTCTATCACGGCGCGGACAAGGCCCGTGCCCTGGTGCAGAACTGCATCGGCTGCGAAGCCTGCAAGAACGTGTGCTCCGCCGGCATCGACCTGCCGCGCATCACCCGTGAAATCCGCTCCCGCATCGTGAAGAGCGAAGGCAACAATGCCGCCGGTTCCGTGATGAGCATGGTCATGAAGGACCGCGACCGCTTCCACAGCCTGCTGAAGTTCATCAAGTTCTCGCAGAAGCCCCTCACGGTGAAGGGCGGCCGCTTCATCCGCCACCTTCCCGCCGTGCTCATGGGCGGCGACCAGAGCTTCAGGCAGCTTCCCGCGCTCGCGCCCAAGTCCTTCCGCCAGCTCTTTGAGAAGGTGGTGAACAATCCTGCGCAGCCGAAGTTCCGCGTGGCCATCTTCTCCGGCTGCGCCCAGGACTTCATCTACCCCGAACAGCTCGTGGCCGCCGTGCGCGTGCTCAACAGGCACGGCGTGCATGTGGAGTTCCCGCTCAAGCAGACCTGCTGCGGCCTGCCTCTGGAAATGATGGGACAGCGCGAAACCAGCCTCCAGGTCAGCTCGCAGAACGTGAACGCCTTCGAACCCGGCAAGTACGACGCCATCCTCACCCTCTGCGCCTCCTGCGCCGGTCATCTGAAGCACGGTTATCCCGACCTGCTGAAGGACACCGAAGACAGGTATCGTGCCGGCATCTTCGCTTCGAAGATCATGGACTTCACCTCCTTCGTGTACAACAAGCTGGGCCTCAGGGCCGACGATTTCGTCAAGTCGAACGAAAAGGTCACCTACCATTCTCCCTGCCACATGCGGAACATGGGCATCACCGAAGAACCCCGCGCGCTGCTGAACATGGTGGCGGACTACACGCCTGCGGCTGAAGAAGACGTGTGCTGCGGCTTCGGCGGCACCTTCTCGGTGAAGTTCCCCGAACTTTCCGCCGAAATCGGCAGGAAGAAGCTGAAGAACAGCGAAGCCACCGGCGCCGCCACCATCGTGACGGACTGCCCCGGCTGCGTCATGCAGATCCGCGGCGTGGCCACGGCCAACGATTCCCCCATCAAGGTCGAGCACATGTCCGAACTGCTCGCCCGCAACATGAAATAA
- a CDS encoding L-lactate permease: MNIELLALFAVAPLLVALILMAGLRWSSMRAMPLAWATGAILAIIVWQLPLIRVIALTLEGFITAAGVLIIVFGALLIYYTLTYSGAMETIQAGMKKISPDRRVQTIIIGFMFAAFIEGAAGFGTPAALAAPLLLGLGFPPLCAAVICLAFNSIPVTFGAVGTPVLQGFKSIESLAMSALNVGDPAVVYKTIGEYVTLMHLPMLFILPIFLLGFMTRFYGKNKSWAEGFAAWKYCLLASVCFGVPYLILAWTVGPELPSLLGGIIGLGVLVKLTQKGICVPEGTWDFDSSDKWDPDWIGEIKPSDVTEYKEHMSQVMAWLPYVLCGLILVVTRVPAFHLKPIVTDPMFNIGASNILGQEGVGAYIALMNLPGTVPFILVSIITIFLHGMLRDDEIGTNKVSKAWSTAFVKMKAPTISLLAAVALVSIFKGTGVSEATNHVSMPMALAQCLADLAGSAWPALASYVGGLGAFITGSNTVSDMLFANFQWDMARTLGYTVPQHFIIVAAQGAGGAMGNMICIHNIVAACAVLGLIGKEGDILRRTVSPFILYGISVGIVAFILM, translated from the coding sequence ATGAACATTGAACTGCTGGCACTTTTTGCCGTCGCACCGCTTCTCGTGGCGCTGATTCTCATGGCCGGCCTGCGCTGGTCGTCCATGCGTGCCATGCCGCTGGCCTGGGCCACGGGCGCGATTCTCGCCATCATCGTATGGCAGCTTCCGCTCATCCGCGTGATCGCCCTCACGCTTGAAGGCTTCATCACCGCAGCGGGCGTGCTCATCATCGTTTTCGGCGCTCTGCTCATCTACTACACGCTCACCTACAGCGGAGCCATGGAAACCATTCAGGCCGGCATGAAGAAAATCAGCCCCGACCGGCGCGTGCAGACCATCATCATCGGCTTCATGTTCGCCGCCTTCATTGAAGGCGCGGCCGGCTTCGGCACCCCCGCCGCTCTTGCCGCCCCTCTGCTGCTCGGCCTCGGCTTCCCTCCCCTCTGCGCCGCGGTCATCTGCCTTGCCTTCAACAGTATTCCCGTTACCTTCGGCGCCGTGGGCACCCCCGTCCTTCAGGGCTTCAAGTCCATTGAATCCCTCGCCATGAGCGCCCTCAACGTCGGCGATCCCGCCGTCGTGTACAAGACCATCGGCGAATACGTCACCCTCATGCACCTGCCCATGCTCTTCATCCTGCCCATCTTCCTCCTGGGCTTCATGACGCGCTTCTACGGCAAGAACAAGTCCTGGGCTGAAGGCTTCGCCGCGTGGAAGTACTGCCTGCTCGCCTCCGTGTGCTTCGGCGTGCCCTACCTCATCCTCGCCTGGACCGTCGGTCCCGAACTGCCTTCCCTGCTCGGCGGCATCATCGGCCTCGGCGTGCTCGTGAAGCTTACCCAGAAGGGCATCTGCGTGCCCGAGGGAACCTGGGACTTTGATTCCAGCGACAAGTGGGACCCCGACTGGATCGGTGAAATCAAGCCTTCCGACGTGACGGAATACAAGGAACACATGAGCCAGGTCATGGCGTGGCTGCCCTATGTGCTCTGCGGTCTCATCCTCGTGGTGACCCGCGTGCCCGCCTTCCATCTGAAGCCCATCGTCACCGACCCCATGTTCAACATCGGCGCTTCCAACATTCTCGGTCAGGAAGGCGTGGGCGCGTACATCGCCCTCATGAACCTGCCCGGCACGGTGCCCTTCATTCTGGTTTCCATCATCACCATCTTCCTGCACGGTATGCTGCGTGACGACGAAATCGGCACCAACAAGGTCAGCAAGGCCTGGTCCACCGCTTTTGTCAAGATGAAGGCCCCCACCATCTCCCTGCTCGCCGCCGTGGCGCTGGTGTCCATCTTCAAGGGTACGGGCGTGAGCGAAGCCACCAACCACGTTTCCATGCCCATGGCCCTCGCCCAGTGCCTGGCCGACCTCGCCGGCAGCGCGTGGCCCGCTCTGGCCTCCTATGTCGGCGGCCTCGGCGCCTTCATCACCGGTTCCAACACCGTGTCCGACATGCTTTTCGCCAACTTCCAGTGGGATATGGCCAGAACCCTCGGCTACACCGTGCCCCAGCACTTCATCATCGTGGCGGCTCAGGGCGCCGGCGGCGCCATGGGCAACATGATCTGCATCCACAACATCGTGGCCGCCTGCGCCGTGCTCGGCCTCATCGGCAAGGAAGGCGATATCCTGCGCCGTACGGTCAGCCCGTTCATCCTCTACGGCATCTCCGTGGGCATCGTGGCCTTCATCCTCATGTAA
- a CDS encoding helix-turn-helix domain-containing protein translates to MSMSSIDLAFAKTLKQLRRDKRLTQEELAQRAGLDYKYLQKLEGKAPSSPTLSTLEKLAKGLDISLTELISLLDEWRS, encoded by the coding sequence ATGTCAATGTCCAGTATTGATCTTGCCTTTGCCAAAACGCTGAAGCAGTTGCGTCGTGACAAGCGTCTGACGCAGGAAGAACTCGCCCAGCGAGCAGGACTTGACTATAAATATCTGCAAAAACTGGAAGGAAAAGCCCCCTCCTCGCCTACGCTGTCCACTTTGGAAAAGCTGGCTAAGGGATTAGACATATCGCTGACCGAACTTATATCACTTCTTGACGAATGGCGATCCTAG
- a CDS encoding replication-associated recombination protein A, translating into MEQHSLFHQKDTQPLAARLRPRTLEEFFGQRHLLAEGRVLRNLIESDRLSSMIFWGPPGVGKTTLARIIAGRTKSSFIDFSAVTSGIKEIRAVMQQAEKNLQYGSRTIVFVDEIHRFNKAQQDAFLPFVEKGSIILIGATTENPSFEVNGALLSRCKVFVLQPLSPEDITALLSRALTDPRGLGEQHIEVEEGVLEQMAHFSNGDARSALTTLEMAALNAETGENRTFISRNTLEQCTARKSLLYDKKGEEHYNLISALHKSMRNSDPDAAVYWLARMLEAGEDPLYVARRITRFASEDVGLADPHALGVAIDAWQACHFLGMPECSVHLAQAVIYLSVAPKSNSVDRAYACARKDALSMLDDPVPLALRNAPTRLMKELDYGKGYQFAHDTEERLTAMHCLPDSLLGRTYYHPTEQGLESRVKNRLEQIRAWKKEHEEKS; encoded by the coding sequence ATGGAACAGCATTCCCTTTTCCATCAGAAAGACACACAGCCTCTGGCCGCAAGGCTGAGGCCGCGCACGCTGGAAGAATTCTTCGGACAGCGGCATCTGCTTGCCGAGGGCAGGGTGCTGCGGAACCTCATCGAGTCCGACAGGCTTTCCTCCATGATTTTCTGGGGGCCTCCGGGCGTAGGCAAAACCACGCTTGCGCGCATCATCGCCGGACGCACGAAATCCTCGTTCATCGACTTTTCCGCCGTGACCAGCGGTATCAAAGAAATACGCGCCGTCATGCAGCAGGCGGAGAAAAACCTCCAGTACGGCAGCCGCACCATTGTCTTCGTGGATGAGATACACCGCTTCAACAAGGCCCAGCAGGATGCCTTTCTGCCCTTTGTGGAAAAAGGCAGCATCATCCTCATCGGTGCGACCACGGAAAACCCGTCCTTTGAGGTAAACGGCGCGCTGCTTTCCCGCTGCAAGGTTTTCGTTCTTCAGCCCCTTTCCCCCGAAGATATTACGGCGCTGCTTTCCCGCGCACTGACCGATCCGCGAGGCCTCGGCGAACAGCACATCGAGGTGGAAGAAGGCGTCCTTGAACAGATGGCCCATTTTTCCAACGGCGACGCCCGCTCCGCCCTCACCACGCTGGAAATGGCGGCCCTCAACGCGGAGACCGGGGAAAATCGGACCTTCATCAGCAGAAACACGCTGGAACAGTGCACGGCCCGCAAATCGCTTCTGTACGACAAAAAGGGGGAAGAGCACTACAACCTCATTTCCGCGCTGCACAAGTCCATGCGCAATTCCGACCCGGATGCGGCGGTCTACTGGCTGGCCCGTATGCTGGAAGCGGGAGAAGACCCGCTGTATGTGGCGCGCCGCATCACGCGCTTCGCCTCCGAAGACGTGGGGCTTGCCGATCCCCACGCTCTCGGCGTGGCCATAGACGCATGGCAGGCCTGCCATTTTCTCGGTATGCCCGAATGCAGCGTACATCTCGCGCAGGCCGTGATCTACCTTTCCGTCGCGCCCAAGTCCAACAGCGTCGACAGAGCCTACGCCTGCGCCCGCAAAGACGCCCTTTCCATGCTGGATGACCCCGTACCTCTGGCCCTCCGCAACGCTCCCACCAGACTGATGAAGGAACTCGACTACGGCAAGGGCTATCAGTTCGCCCACGATACCGAAGAGCGGCTGACGGCCATGCACTGCCTGCCCGATTCCCTGCTCGGCAGAACCTACTACCACCCTACGGAACAGGGGCTGGAGAGCCGCGTCAAAAACAGACTGGAACAGATAAGGGCATGGAAAAAAGAACATGAGGAAAAATCCTGA